The following nucleotide sequence is from Nautilia sp. PV-1.
AACTGATAAGACTTCAAATAGAATTAATTAAACTGCAAAATTGGGTTTTCGAAAATAAAAAAAGAGTGATGATAATTTACGAAGGACGTGATGCCGCAGGAAAAGGCGGGGCCATAAAAAGATTTACCGAACATTTGAATCCTCGTAAATACAGAGTAGTGGCACTTCCTAAGCCTACAGAAGTTGAAACGGGCCAGTTTTATTTTCAGAGATATTTCAAACATCTTCCGGATCCGGGAGAGGTTGTTTTCTTCGACAGAAGCTGGTATAACAGGGCTATAGTCGAACCGGTGTTTGGGTTCTGTACGCCTGAGCAATATGAAAAATTTATGATGGAAGTACCTGAAATCGAACATGCCTTAATTGATGATGGAATGATTATGATTAAATTCTGGTTCAGCATTTCAAAAGAAACGCAGAAAAAAAGATTTGAAGAGAGAATGAAGAACCCTTTAAAACAGTGGAAGCTTTCGCCGGTGGACAAAAAAGCCCAGGAATTGTGGGATGAAATAACACATTACAAAGAGGAAATGTTTAGTAAAACGCATACGAGTTATTCGCCATGGATTATTGTTAATTCAAACGACAAAAAAACGGCGAGACTTGAAAGTATAAGATATGTTCTTTCTCAGATACCTTATGACGGTAAAAAAGACGCAAAAGTATCTCTGCATCCTGACCCTGATATAGTGCAGAGATATCATAGAAAAAATTTACAAATAGATTAAAATATGATAAAATCAATCTTAAAAAAGGCTTTTAATGTTTAAAAATCTCAGTATACGACAGAAATTACTAATAGCGGTAGGAGTGCCGTTAACATTTGTTGTGCTTTTTGCAAGCTATTTGATTTATTCCCAATATTCTAAACTTACTAGACAAAAAACATATCAGAAAATTGTTGTTTTAACTGTTAATTATATGTCTAATGCTTTGGTTGAACTTCAAAAAGAAAGGGGACTTAGTACTGCTTACATAGCAAATCATGGAAAAAAATTTGCTTTGCAGCTTAAAGAGCAAAGAAAAAAAACTGATAAAAAAATTGCTGAATTAGAACATTATATTGAAAAAATTCAGCTTAAAAAATTAGATGAAAATATATATAAAAGATATGAAGAAGCTTTTGAAAAGCTTGATAAACTGCCTATAATCCGTCAAGAAGTCGATAATTTAAAAATTAATGTGTTAAATGAAATAAAATATTATTCTGATATAGACAAAGCATTTTTGGAAACAAAAGATGAAGTTGCAAAATATTACATAAACGAAGAACTTAATGATAAAATGAATAAATATTTTAAAATATTAATACTTACAGAAAACGCTGGTAAAGAAAGAGCGTATATTGCTTATATGCTAAGTACTGGAAATTTGGATCAGACAATTTTAACCGCTTGGAACTTTACAATTGTTAATCAAAAAAATCTTTTAGAAGAACTTCCTGATTTGAATGCAAAAACCAGAATATATTCACAAAAAGTAGCGGAAATCAGAAAAGAATTTCAGGTTATACCTTTAAAACTTGCCATAGTTTCTAAAATGAAAGATTTAGCCGGATACGGCGGACTGATTCACAATTTTAAAAATTATGTTTTAAGAGGTAAAGAGAAATATGAAAAAAGATTTAACAGAGACTATAAACAGCTGTTAAAAGAAATTCAGGAGTATAAAAAATACGGAACTTCTAAAATTGAAGAAGCTGAGCTTAAAAAAATACACGATGTATTTACACAATATTACAACGGATTGCCTGAAGTTGTAAAAGCATATAAAGAGGGAATGAGTATAAAACAGCTTGATAAAATCGTAAAAGTAAATGATTCTCCGGCTATTAACGCATTTAAAACTCTTAGTAATGGGAAACATATAAATATTATAAGTGTTGCAGATTGGATAAAAATTTCTACCCAAAGAATAAATGCA
It contains:
- the ppk2 gene encoding polyphosphate kinase 2, giving the protein MKTLFNTINDLKKEIKNEELQKKLDFLEEAFRKLRTKTGLKGLVRKKKLRKVLRDVEYEEELIRLQIELIKLQNWVFENKKRVMIIYEGRDAAGKGGAIKRFTEHLNPRKYRVVALPKPTEVETGQFYFQRYFKHLPDPGEVVFFDRSWYNRAIVEPVFGFCTPEQYEKFMMEVPEIEHALIDDGMIMIKFWFSISKETQKKRFEERMKNPLKQWKLSPVDKKAQELWDEITHYKEEMFSKTHTSYSPWIIVNSNDKKTARLESIRYVLSQIPYDGKKDAKVSLHPDPDIVQRYHRKNLQID